One window from the genome of Haloprofundus halobius encodes:
- a CDS encoding NAD(P)/FAD-dependent oxidoreductase yields the protein MSETSAGDEQDASSRTTESYDVVVVGGGPAGLSTALYTTRLGHDTAVVDRGGGRAAMMVDTHNVIGVTEDVSGNEFLETAREQVKEYGAEFHRDLITEAEQNDDGRFRLLGNEDEFLARRVVLATGFSDERPDPPLPRTGKGLHYCLHCDAYMFVDRPVYVMGNGESAAHVAMIMLNFTDEVDLLLRGDDPEWSDETDERLLGHPVDIVDAEITGMQKGDDGWLEGFEFDDGEFREYRGGFPMYGSNYNTDLAEQLGCELTDDGTVAVDDHGRTSVEGVVAVGDVTPGHNQVPVAMGEGANAGIGIHYDLREFPRSLDEIREHGPVDLDETPGLGARVRDAARAFGEARAPPADDD from the coding sequence ATGAGCGAGACTTCAGCAGGCGACGAGCAAGACGCGTCGAGTCGGACGACAGAATCGTACGATGTCGTCGTCGTCGGCGGCGGCCCCGCCGGACTCTCGACGGCGCTGTACACGACCCGACTCGGTCACGACACGGCGGTCGTCGACCGCGGCGGCGGCCGCGCCGCGATGATGGTCGACACGCACAACGTCATCGGCGTCACCGAGGACGTCTCGGGTAACGAGTTTCTGGAGACCGCCCGCGAACAGGTCAAAGAGTACGGCGCGGAGTTCCACCGCGACCTGATAACCGAGGCCGAACAGAACGACGACGGCCGGTTCCGCCTCCTCGGCAACGAGGACGAGTTCCTCGCCCGGCGCGTCGTGCTCGCGACCGGGTTCTCCGACGAGCGCCCGGACCCGCCGCTGCCGCGGACGGGCAAGGGCTTGCACTACTGCCTACACTGCGACGCGTACATGTTCGTCGATCGGCCGGTGTACGTGATGGGTAACGGCGAGAGCGCCGCCCACGTCGCGATGATCATGCTCAACTTCACCGACGAGGTGGACCTCCTGCTCCGCGGCGACGACCCCGAGTGGAGCGACGAGACCGACGAGCGCCTCCTAGGACATCCCGTCGACATCGTCGATGCCGAGATCACCGGTATGCAGAAGGGCGACGACGGCTGGCTGGAGGGGTTCGAGTTCGACGACGGCGAGTTCCGCGAGTACCGCGGCGGCTTCCCGATGTACGGCTCGAACTACAACACCGACCTCGCCGAACAGCTCGGCTGCGAACTCACCGACGACGGCACCGTCGCCGTCGACGACCACGGCCGGACGAGCGTCGAGGGCGTCGTCGCCGTCGGCGACGTCACGCCCGGACACAATCAGGTCCCCGTCGCGATGGGCGAGGGCGCGAACGCGGGTATCGGTATCCACTACGACCTCCGGGAGTTCCCGCGCAGCCTCGACGAGATTCGCGAGCACGGTCCCGTCGATCTCGACGAGACGCCGGGTCTCGGCGCTCGCGTCCGCGACGCCGCCCGCGCGTTCGGAGAAGCGCGTGCACCGCCCGCGGACGACGACTGA